From a region of the Enterobacter sp. JBIWA008 genome:
- the fdhF gene encoding formate dehydrogenase subunit alpha → MKKVVTVCPYCASGCKIHLVVDNGKIVRAEAAQGKTNQGTLCLKGYYGWDFINDTQILTPRLKTPMIRRERGGKLEAVSWSEALDYVATRLSAIKAKYGPDAIQTTGSSRGTGNETNYVMQKFARAVIGTNNVDCCARVUHGPSVAGLHQSVGNGAMSNAINEIDNTDLVFIFGYNPADSHPIVANHVIRAKQNGAKIIVCDPRKIETARIADMHIALKNGSNIALLNAMGHVIIEENLYDQAFVATRTEGFEEYRKIVEGYTPESVETITGVSAQEIRQAARMYAGAKTAAILWGMGVTQFYQGVETVRSLTSLAMLTGNLGKAHVGVNPVRGQNNVQGACDMGALPDTYPGYQYVKFPENRAKFAKAWGVESLPEHTGYRISELPHRAAHGEVRAAYIMGEDPLQTDAELSAVRKGFEDLELVIVQDIFMTKTAAAADVILPSTSWGEHEGVYTAADRGFQRFFKAVEPKWDLKTDWQIISEIATRMGYPMHYNNTQEIWDELRSLCPDFYGATYEKMGELGYIQWPCRDVSETDQGTSYLFKEKFDTPNGLAQFFTCDWVAPIDKLTDEYPMVLSTVREVGHYSCRSMTGNCAALAALADEPGYAQINTADAERLGIEDEALVWVSSRKGRIITRAQVSDRPNKGAVYMTYQWWIGACNELVTENLSPITKTPEYKYCAVRVEPIADQHAAEQYVIDEYNKLKARLRESAMG, encoded by the coding sequence ATGAAAAAAGTCGTCACGGTTTGCCCTTATTGTGCCTCAGGTTGCAAGATCCACCTGGTGGTCGATAACGGCAAAATCGTCCGGGCAGAGGCCGCACAGGGGAAAACCAACCAGGGCACGCTATGCCTGAAAGGTTACTACGGCTGGGATTTTATTAACGATACCCAAATCCTCACCCCGCGCCTGAAAACCCCTATGATACGCCGCGAGCGCGGCGGCAAGCTGGAAGCCGTATCCTGGAGCGAGGCGCTGGATTACGTCGCCACGCGCCTGAGCGCCATCAAGGCCAAGTATGGCCCGGATGCGATTCAGACCACCGGCTCTTCACGCGGGACGGGGAATGAAACCAACTATGTGATGCAAAAATTCGCGCGCGCCGTTATTGGTACCAATAACGTCGACTGCTGCGCTCGCGTCTGACACGGCCCATCGGTTGCAGGTCTGCACCAGTCGGTCGGTAACGGCGCAATGAGTAATGCCATCAACGAGATAGATAACACCGATCTCGTCTTCATCTTTGGTTATAACCCGGCGGATTCTCACCCTATCGTCGCGAACCACGTTATTCGCGCCAAACAGAACGGGGCGAAAATCATCGTCTGCGATCCGCGCAAAATTGAAACCGCGCGCATTGCGGATATGCACATCGCGTTGAAAAACGGCTCGAACATCGCGCTGTTGAACGCAATGGGGCACGTCATTATTGAAGAGAATCTGTACGACCAGGCGTTTGTCGCAACCCGTACGGAAGGCTTTGAAGAGTATCGGAAAATTGTCGAAGGCTATACGCCAGAGTCGGTGGAAACAATCACTGGCGTCAGCGCGCAGGAGATCCGCCAGGCGGCACGGATGTATGCCGGGGCGAAAACCGCCGCCATCCTGTGGGGCATGGGCGTGACCCAGTTCTATCAGGGCGTGGAAACGGTACGTTCTCTGACGAGTCTCGCGATGCTGACCGGCAATCTGGGTAAAGCGCACGTCGGCGTCAACCCGGTACGTGGTCAGAATAACGTCCAGGGTGCCTGCGATATGGGCGCGCTGCCGGACACCTACCCGGGCTACCAGTACGTGAAGTTCCCGGAAAACCGCGCCAAGTTCGCGAAGGCCTGGGGCGTGGAAAGCCTGCCGGAACACACCGGATATCGCATCAGCGAGCTGCCGCACCGCGCGGCGCACGGCGAAGTGCGTGCGGCCTACATCATGGGTGAAGATCCGCTCCAGACCGACGCCGAGCTGTCTGCGGTGCGCAAAGGGTTTGAGGATCTGGAACTGGTGATTGTCCAGGATATCTTCATGACCAAAACCGCAGCGGCAGCGGATGTGATTTTACCGTCGACCTCCTGGGGCGAGCATGAAGGCGTCTACACGGCGGCAGACCGCGGCTTCCAGCGCTTCTTTAAGGCGGTCGAGCCGAAGTGGGACCTGAAAACGGACTGGCAGATCATCAGCGAAATCGCCACTCGTATGGGTTACCCGATGCACTACAACAACACTCAGGAGATCTGGGACGAGTTGCGCAGTCTGTGTCCGGACTTTTATGGGGCAACCTATGAAAAAATGGGTGAGCTGGGATACATCCAGTGGCCGTGTCGGGATGTGTCAGAGACCGATCAGGGAACGTCATACCTCTTTAAAGAGAAGTTCGACACCCCGAACGGGCTGGCGCAGTTCTTCACCTGCGACTGGGTCGCGCCAATCGATAAACTCACCGACGAGTATCCGATGGTGCTCTCCACCGTGCGTGAAGTGGGCCACTACTCCTGCCGTTCGATGACGGGTAACTGTGCCGCGCTGGCCGCGCTGGCGGACGAACCGGGCTACGCGCAAATCAACACCGCCGACGCAGAGCGCCTCGGCATTGAGGACGAAGCGCTGGTGTGGGTGAGCTCGCGCAAAGGCCGGATCATTACCCGTGCGCAGGTCAGCGATCGTCCGAACAAAGGTGCGGTCTATATGACCTACCAGTGGTGGATTGGCGCCTGTAACGAGCTGGTGACGGAGAACTTAAGCCCGATAACCAAAACGCCGGAGTATAAATACTGCGCCGTACGCGTGGAGCCGATTGCGGATCAGCACGCTGCGGAACAGTATGTGATTGACGAATATAACAAGCTGAAAGCCCGACTTCGCGAAAGCGCAATGGGTTGA
- a CDS encoding response regulator transcription factor, producing the protein MKPAILVVDDDTAVCELLQDVLSEHVFSVLVCHSGQDALRQVQQEPNIALVLLDMMLPDINGLQVLLQLQKQRPALPVVMLTGLGSESDVVVGLEMGADDYIGKPFNPRVVVARVKAVLRRTGVLAAEAPAAPVAGIAFNGWTLDTTRCELSDPQRNTVPLTQGEYGLLLALTQNARRVLSRDRLLELTHSESADVFDRTIDVLIMRLRRKIEANPHQPALIKTIRGLGYVFATDVSRPEQAA; encoded by the coding sequence ATGAAACCGGCGATTCTGGTGGTAGATGACGATACGGCAGTCTGCGAACTGCTTCAGGACGTGCTGAGCGAGCACGTCTTTAGCGTGCTTGTCTGCCATAGCGGCCAGGATGCACTGCGGCAGGTACAGCAGGAGCCGAATATCGCGCTGGTGCTGTTGGATATGATGCTGCCGGATATCAACGGTCTGCAGGTTTTGCTGCAGCTGCAAAAGCAGCGCCCGGCGCTACCGGTTGTGATGTTAACCGGGCTGGGGAGTGAGTCAGACGTGGTGGTGGGGCTGGAGATGGGGGCAGATGATTATATTGGCAAACCGTTCAACCCGCGCGTGGTGGTCGCCCGCGTTAAAGCGGTATTGCGCCGTACGGGCGTGCTGGCGGCAGAAGCCCCCGCAGCGCCCGTCGCGGGCATTGCGTTTAACGGATGGACGCTTGATACCACCCGCTGCGAGCTGAGCGATCCGCAGCGTAATACCGTGCCCTTAACCCAGGGCGAGTACGGCCTGCTGCTGGCGCTCACGCAAAATGCCCGTCGGGTGCTGAGCCGTGACCGGCTGCTCGAGCTGACCCACAGCGAAAGCGCGGACGTGTTTGACCGCACGATTGACGTGCTGATCATGCGCCTGCGCCGGAAAATAGAGGCTAATCCGCATCAGCCTGCGCTTATCAAAACGATCCGCGGGTTGGGTTACGTGTTTGCCACCGATGTGAGCCGGCCCGAACAGGCGGCATAA
- the lpxO gene encoding lipid A hydroxylase LpxO translates to MFAAIIIGIFIISVIYAHSRGKEKQTLSRQLFDHSTFMAPINMFMTAFSSLPARQPFFETERFPELNKLTENWQVIREEALRLQHHIKAAQNNNDAGFNTFFKRGWKRFYLKWYADAHPSAQSLCPVTTRLVSEIPSVKAAMFAELPAGAKLGKHRDPYAGSVRYHLGLFTPNDDRCFIEVDRQRHSWRDGEAVIFDETYVHWAENKSDQTRIILFCDIERPMKWRWAQAVNHWVGTTLMSAASSPNDENDSTGGINRIFKYVHAGRERGQRLKKRNRKAYYALKYLCIVAIFAAIIVPAIT, encoded by the coding sequence ATGTTCGCAGCAATCATCATCGGTATTTTCATTATCAGCGTTATTTATGCGCATTCACGCGGCAAAGAAAAACAGACGCTTTCTCGTCAGCTCTTTGACCATTCGACGTTTATGGCACCCATCAATATGTTTATGACGGCGTTTTCTTCCCTGCCCGCCAGGCAGCCTTTCTTTGAAACAGAACGCTTCCCGGAATTAAATAAGCTTACGGAAAACTGGCAGGTTATTCGCGAAGAGGCCCTGCGTTTGCAGCATCATATTAAGGCTGCGCAAAATAATAACGACGCTGGCTTTAACACCTTTTTTAAACGCGGCTGGAAACGTTTTTATCTGAAATGGTATGCCGATGCCCATCCCTCCGCGCAGTCTTTATGCCCGGTGACGACCCGGCTGGTGAGTGAAATCCCCTCGGTGAAAGCGGCCATGTTTGCCGAGCTGCCGGCGGGTGCGAAGCTTGGCAAGCACCGGGATCCGTATGCGGGCTCGGTTCGTTACCATCTGGGCTTATTTACACCGAATGACGATCGCTGCTTTATTGAAGTCGACAGGCAGCGCCACAGCTGGCGGGATGGTGAAGCCGTTATTTTTGATGAGACCTACGTCCACTGGGCAGAGAATAAATCGGATCAAACGCGCATTATTCTTTTCTGTGATATTGAGCGCCCGATGAAATGGCGCTGGGCGCAGGCGGTTAACCATTGGGTGGGAACCACGCTGATGTCTGCAGCCAGCTCACCGAATGACGAGAATGACAGCACTGGCGGCATTAACCGTATTTTTAAATACGTGCATGCGGGCCGCGAACGAGGACAGCGTCTGAAAAAAAGGAACCGTAAGGCCTATTACGCCCTCAAGTATCTGTGCATCGTGGCAATTTTTGCCGCCATCATTGTTCCGGCGATAACGTAA
- a CDS encoding carbohydrate kinase family protein, which translates to MERKGIIAAGNMLVDHVHQIVQWPERGWLAEITHSERSTGGAPLNVLLTLAKMHVGLPLQAVGLIGEDADGDYILAMLDQYHVNRQRVQRTTFAPTSMSQVMTDPSGQRTFFHSPGANRLLDLPAFDRLDGSMKIFHLGYLLLLDSLDMPDDEFGTRSARLLAQMRDQGYETSLDLVSRKGDPRYQPLVLPALRHLDYLVINELEAGEFSGLTMRDENDAPHIAHIAEAAAQLLAAGVRQRVVIHCSEGAWGEARGEEGRWIQSWMLEQEEIIGSVGAGDAFCAGFLYGCHESLPLTESIYLAHACARASLLAANAIDGAKTLAELQAFIRESV; encoded by the coding sequence ATGGAACGCAAAGGCATCATCGCCGCAGGCAACATGCTGGTGGATCACGTCCACCAGATCGTTCAGTGGCCGGAGCGCGGCTGGCTGGCGGAAATTACCCACAGCGAACGCTCAACCGGCGGCGCGCCGCTCAACGTGCTGCTGACGCTGGCGAAAATGCACGTTGGACTGCCGCTGCAGGCGGTGGGGCTGATTGGCGAAGATGCCGACGGGGATTACATCCTGGCGATGCTCGACCAGTACCATGTCAACCGCCAGCGGGTTCAGCGCACCACCTTTGCACCGACCTCCATGTCGCAGGTGATGACCGATCCCAGCGGACAACGCACCTTTTTCCACTCGCCGGGCGCCAACCGCCTGCTGGATCTCCCCGCCTTCGATCGCTTAGACGGATCGATGAAGATCTTCCATCTCGGCTACCTGCTGCTGCTCGATAGCCTGGATATGCCCGATGACGAGTTTGGCACCCGCAGCGCGCGGCTGCTGGCGCAGATGCGCGACCAGGGGTATGAAACATCGCTCGATCTGGTTTCCCGCAAGGGCGACCCGCGCTATCAGCCGCTGGTGCTCCCTGCCCTGCGCCATCTTGATTATCTGGTGATTAACGAGCTGGAAGCCGGGGAGTTTAGCGGCCTGACAATGCGTGACGAAAACGACGCTCCGCACATCGCGCACATCGCAGAGGCCGCGGCGCAGCTGCTGGCTGCCGGCGTTCGCCAGCGGGTGGTGATCCACTGTTCGGAAGGAGCATGGGGAGAAGCACGCGGTGAGGAAGGTCGCTGGATCCAGTCATGGATGCTGGAGCAGGAAGAGATTATCGGCAGCGTCGGCGCGGGCGATGCCTTTTGCGCAGGCTTTTTATACGGCTGCCATGAATCGCTGCCGCTGACAGAGAGCATTTATCTGGCACACGCCTGCGCGCGGGCAAGCCTGCTGGCCGCCAATGCGATTGATGGCGCAAAAACGCTGGCCGAGCTGCAGGCGTTTATTCGCGAGAGCGTTTAA
- a CDS encoding ketose 1,6-bisphosphate aldolase yields the protein MPLISLADGLEHARAHRYALGAFNVLDSHFLHALFAAAKQERSPFIINIAEVHFKYVSLDSLVEAVKFEAARHDIPVVLNLDHGLHFDAVVRALRLGFSSVMFDGSTLSYEENIRQTREVVKMCHAVGVSVEAELGAVGGDEGGALYGHADEAFFTDPQLAREFVDSTGIDALAVAIGNAHGKYKGEPKLDFPRLDAIRQQTGLPLVLHGGSGISDADFRRAIELGIHKINFYTGMSQAALAAVEQRMANRLPLYDEFAELLLGIEEAIADTVAEQMRIFGSAGQA from the coding sequence ATGCCATTGATCTCTCTTGCCGACGGTCTGGAGCACGCCAGGGCGCATCGCTACGCGCTCGGCGCGTTTAACGTGCTCGACTCCCACTTCCTGCACGCGCTGTTCGCCGCCGCGAAGCAGGAACGCTCGCCGTTTATCATCAACATCGCCGAAGTGCATTTTAAGTACGTGTCTCTGGATTCGCTTGTCGAAGCGGTTAAGTTCGAAGCCGCCCGTCACGATATTCCCGTGGTGCTCAACCTCGACCACGGCCTGCATTTTGACGCCGTCGTGCGCGCCCTGCGCTTAGGGTTCAGCTCGGTGATGTTCGACGGCTCTACGCTGAGCTATGAGGAGAACATACGCCAGACGCGGGAGGTGGTGAAGATGTGCCACGCGGTCGGCGTGTCGGTGGAGGCGGAGCTGGGCGCGGTCGGTGGCGATGAGGGCGGCGCGCTGTACGGTCATGCGGATGAAGCCTTCTTTACCGACCCGCAGCTGGCGCGGGAATTTGTCGATTCTACCGGCATTGACGCTCTGGCCGTCGCCATCGGCAACGCGCACGGAAAGTATAAAGGCGAGCCGAAGCTCGATTTCCCGCGCCTGGACGCCATTCGCCAGCAGACGGGGCTTCCGCTGGTTTTACACGGCGGCTCCGGGATTAGCGATGCTGATTTCCGCCGCGCCATTGAGCTCGGTATTCATAAAATCAACTTCTATACCGGCATGTCGCAGGCCGCGCTCGCCGCCGTTGAGCAGCGCATGGCGAACCGCCTGCCGCTGTACGATGAATTTGCCGAGCTGCTGCTGGGGATAGAAGAGGCGATTGCCGATACGGTCGCCGAACAGATGCGCATCTTCGGCAGCGCGGGGCAGGCATAA
- a CDS encoding D-lyxose/D-mannose family sugar isomerase, with protein MKRSDINEILGHTRQFFSMHDVHLPPFASFPPTKWQQLDQAAWQEVFDLKLGWDVTAFGGNSFAAEGLTLFTLRNGSPNGVPYEKCYAEKIMHVRDGQVTPMHFHWRKREDIINRGGGNLIIELWNAGAHEEKENTDVTVTVDGCRQTHAPGSQLRLTPGESICLTPALYHSFWGERGFGDVLVGEVSSVNDDEHDNHFLQPVARYNNIEEDEPALLVLCNEYNLFRI; from the coding sequence ATGAAACGCTCCGACATCAATGAAATTCTCGGCCACACGCGACAGTTTTTTTCTATGCACGACGTTCACCTCCCGCCGTTTGCCAGCTTCCCGCCCACAAAATGGCAGCAGCTTGACCAGGCCGCATGGCAGGAGGTGTTCGATCTCAAGCTCGGCTGGGATGTGACGGCGTTCGGCGGCAACAGCTTTGCCGCTGAGGGCCTGACGCTGTTTACCCTGCGCAACGGCTCGCCCAACGGCGTGCCTTATGAAAAGTGCTATGCCGAAAAAATTATGCACGTGCGCGACGGCCAGGTGACGCCGATGCATTTTCACTGGCGCAAGCGGGAGGACATCATCAACCGGGGCGGCGGGAATCTGATTATTGAGTTATGGAATGCCGGGGCGCATGAAGAGAAGGAAAACACCGACGTGACGGTCACCGTCGACGGCTGCCGTCAAACCCATGCGCCCGGCAGCCAGCTGCGCCTCACGCCAGGGGAAAGCATCTGCCTGACACCTGCTCTGTACCACAGTTTCTGGGGCGAACGCGGCTTCGGCGACGTGCTGGTCGGGGAGGTGTCATCGGTAAACGACGACGAGCACGATAACCACTTTTTGCAGCCCGTGGCCCGCTATAACAACATCGAAGAAGACGAACCGGCGCTGCTGGTGCTGTGCAACGAGTACAACCTGTTCCGGATATAA
- a CDS encoding ABC transporter substrate-binding protein, protein MRLKPLVTALCAGALLAATPFVQAKDLKSIGVTVGDLANPFFVQITKGAELEARKLAGDNVKVTLVSSGYDLGQQVAQIDNFIAAKVDMIILNAADSKGIGPAVKRAKDAGIVVVAVDVAAEGADATITSDNTQAGEMACKYITDRLKGKGNVVIINGPPVSAVQNRVEGCQTEFKKHPDIKVLSDNQNAKGSREGGLEVMTSLLAANPKIDGVFAINDPTAIGADLAAKQAQRNEFFIVGVDGSPDGEEALKRENSLFVATPAQDPQVMAAKAVEIGYDILQGKPAPKAPVLIPVTMIDKKNVGTYKGWTVK, encoded by the coding sequence ATGCGTTTGAAACCGTTAGTGACCGCGCTCTGTGCTGGCGCGCTGCTTGCCGCAACGCCGTTTGTGCAGGCAAAAGATCTGAAGTCCATCGGCGTGACGGTGGGCGACCTGGCTAACCCGTTCTTCGTGCAGATCACCAAAGGTGCCGAGCTGGAAGCGCGCAAGCTGGCAGGCGATAACGTCAAGGTGACGCTGGTTTCCAGCGGGTACGATCTGGGCCAGCAGGTGGCGCAGATCGATAACTTCATCGCCGCGAAGGTGGACATGATCATCCTCAACGCCGCGGACTCAAAAGGGATCGGCCCGGCGGTGAAGCGCGCGAAGGACGCCGGGATCGTGGTCGTTGCGGTTGACGTGGCGGCGGAAGGGGCGGATGCGACCATCACCTCCGATAACACCCAGGCGGGCGAAATGGCCTGTAAGTACATTACCGACCGCCTGAAAGGCAAAGGCAACGTGGTGATCATCAACGGACCGCCGGTCTCTGCGGTGCAAAACCGCGTGGAAGGTTGCCAGACGGAATTTAAAAAACATCCGGATATCAAGGTGCTCTCGGATAACCAAAACGCCAAGGGCAGCCGTGAAGGCGGTCTGGAAGTTATGACCTCCCTGCTGGCGGCCAATCCGAAGATCGACGGCGTGTTTGCGATTAACGATCCGACGGCGATCGGTGCCGATCTGGCCGCGAAGCAGGCCCAGCGCAACGAGTTCTTTATCGTCGGCGTGGATGGCAGCCCGGACGGTGAGGAAGCGCTGAAGCGCGAAAACTCGCTGTTTGTTGCAACCCCGGCGCAGGATCCGCAGGTCATGGCGGCAAAAGCGGTGGAGATCGGCTATGACATTCTACAGGGCAAACCCGCGCCGAAAGCGCCTGTGCTGATCCCGGTGACGATGATCGATAAAAAGAACGTCGGCACGTATAAGGGCTGGACGGTTAAATGA
- a CDS encoding ribose ABC transporter permease, which yields MTTPTHPQQVAKSASAKKMLMSDLMQTVGILPILILIVAVFGFIAPNFFTESNLLNITRQASINIVLAAGMTFIILTGGIDLSVGSILGTTAVAAMVVSLIPEFAMLSIPAALMLGMVLGLFNGALVAFAGLPPFIVTLGTYTALRGAAYLLADGTTVINSNISFEWIGNNYLGPIPWLVVIALAVIAICWFILRRTTLGVHIYAVGGNMQAARLTGIKVWLVLLFVYGMSGLLSGLGGVMSASRLYSANGNLGTGYELDAIAAVILGGTSFVGGIGTITGTLVGALIIATLNNGMTLMGVSYFWQLVIKGAVIIIAVLIDKYRTRHHQSA from the coding sequence ATGACAACTCCAACCCATCCGCAGCAGGTGGCGAAATCCGCCTCCGCCAAAAAAATGCTGATGAGCGATCTGATGCAAACTGTCGGCATCCTGCCGATTCTTATCCTGATTGTGGCGGTATTTGGCTTTATCGCCCCGAACTTCTTCACCGAGAGCAACCTGCTCAACATCACCCGTCAGGCGTCGATCAACATCGTGCTGGCGGCGGGAATGACCTTCATCATCCTGACCGGCGGGATTGACCTCTCCGTGGGCTCGATTCTGGGGACCACGGCGGTAGCGGCGATGGTGGTCTCGCTTATTCCTGAGTTCGCCATGCTCTCAATCCCTGCCGCGCTGATGCTCGGCATGGTGCTGGGCCTGTTTAACGGCGCGCTGGTGGCCTTTGCCGGGCTGCCGCCCTTTATCGTCACGCTCGGCACCTATACGGCACTGCGCGGCGCGGCGTATCTGCTGGCCGACGGCACGACGGTTATTAACTCCAACATCAGCTTCGAGTGGATCGGCAATAACTACCTCGGCCCGATTCCGTGGCTGGTGGTGATCGCGCTGGCGGTCATTGCTATCTGCTGGTTCATCCTGCGCCGCACCACGCTCGGCGTCCACATCTACGCGGTGGGCGGCAACATGCAGGCGGCGCGACTGACCGGCATTAAGGTCTGGCTGGTGCTGCTGTTTGTCTACGGCATGAGCGGCCTGCTCTCCGGGCTTGGCGGCGTCATGAGCGCCTCGCGCCTCTACAGCGCCAACGGCAACCTCGGCACGGGCTACGAGCTGGATGCAATTGCGGCGGTGATCCTCGGCGGCACCAGCTTCGTCGGCGGGATCGGCACGATCACCGGCACGCTGGTGGGGGCGCTGATCATCGCCACCCTCAATAACGGCATGACGCTGATGGGCGTCTCCTACTTCTGGCAGCTGGTGATCAAAGGGGCGGTGATCATCATAGCGGTGCTGATCGACAAATACCGTACCCGACACCATCAAAGTGCATAA
- a CDS encoding sugar ABC transporter ATP-binding protein, translating into MSRTPVLEMRSIAKTFGSFHALKGVDLTVFPGEIHALMGENGAGKSTLMKILAGAYTATSGEILIDGQPFHIKGPKDALAAGITLIYQEMQLAPNLTVAENIFLGSELSRGGMVQRKEMAAQAQTVIDRLGAQFNATDLVMKLTIAEQQQVEIARALHRNSRILVMDEPTAALSSRETHRLFELILRLRDEGMAIVYISHRMAEVYELSDRVSVLRDGQYVGSLTRDRLNASELVRMMVGRPLSDLFNKERDIPLGSPRLNVHHLTDGKKVHPCSLQVRSGEIVGLAGLVGAGRSELAQLIFGVRKATGGMIEVDGEPVVIHSPRAAIENGIGFLTENRKEQGLFLELAAQENITMATLERDATFGMLNRKKAQAISDDAIALLNIRVPHSQVRAGGLSGGNQQKLLISRWVAIGPRILILDEPTRGVDVGAKSEIYRIMNQMARKGVAILMISSELPEVVGMSDRVYVMREGSIAGELHGRDISQENIMTLATGVNDTHHQAVQS; encoded by the coding sequence ATGAGCAGAACCCCGGTATTAGAGATGCGCAGCATTGCCAAAACGTTTGGCAGTTTCCACGCGCTCAAGGGTGTAGATTTGACGGTCTTCCCCGGAGAGATCCACGCGCTGATGGGGGAAAACGGGGCGGGAAAAAGCACGCTGATGAAAATCCTCGCGGGAGCCTATACCGCCACCAGCGGTGAGATCCTGATCGACGGTCAGCCGTTTCACATTAAAGGGCCGAAAGATGCTCTGGCCGCAGGCATTACCCTGATTTATCAGGAGATGCAGCTCGCGCCCAATCTGACCGTTGCCGAAAATATCTTTCTTGGCAGCGAGCTGTCGCGCGGCGGGATGGTCCAGCGCAAAGAGATGGCCGCCCAGGCGCAGACGGTGATTGACCGCCTCGGCGCGCAGTTCAATGCCACCGACCTGGTGATGAAGCTGACCATTGCCGAACAGCAGCAGGTGGAAATTGCCCGCGCGCTGCACCGCAACAGCCGCATTCTGGTGATGGATGAACCCACCGCCGCCCTCTCCTCGCGGGAAACGCATCGCCTGTTTGAACTGATTTTGCGCCTGCGCGATGAAGGGATGGCGATCGTCTATATCAGCCACCGCATGGCGGAAGTGTATGAACTCTCTGACCGCGTCAGCGTTCTGCGTGACGGGCAGTACGTCGGCAGCCTGACGCGCGACAGGCTGAACGCCTCTGAGCTGGTGCGCATGATGGTGGGCCGCCCGTTAAGCGACCTGTTCAACAAAGAGCGTGATATTCCCCTCGGCAGCCCGCGCCTCAACGTCCACCACCTCACCGACGGTAAAAAAGTACATCCTTGCAGCCTGCAGGTGCGTTCAGGAGAAATCGTCGGGCTGGCGGGCCTGGTGGGGGCCGGGCGCTCCGAGCTGGCGCAGCTCATCTTCGGCGTGCGTAAAGCCACCGGCGGCATGATTGAGGTCGACGGCGAGCCGGTGGTGATCCACTCCCCGCGCGCGGCCATCGAAAACGGCATCGGTTTTCTCACCGAAAACCGCAAGGAGCAGGGGCTGTTTCTGGAGCTGGCGGCGCAGGAGAACATCACCATGGCGACGCTGGAGCGCGACGCCACCTTCGGCATGCTAAACCGCAAAAAAGCGCAGGCCATTTCCGATGACGCTATCGCCCTGCTTAACATCCGCGTACCGCATTCGCAGGTGCGCGCGGGCGGCCTGTCCGGCGGCAACCAGCAAAAGCTGCTGATCTCCCGCTGGGTGGCCATCGGGCCGCGCATTCTGATTCTGGACGAACCCACGCGCGGCGTGGACGTCGGAGCGAAAAGCGAGATCTACCGCATCATGAACCAGATGGCCCGTAAAGGGGTGGCGATTTTAATGATCTCCAGCGAGCTGCCGGAAGTGGTGGGCATGAGCGATCGGGTCTACGTGATGCGGGAAGGCAGCATCGCGGGCGAGCTTCACGGGCGCGACATCTCTCAGGAAAATATTATGACGCTGGCAACCGGCGTGAACGACACTCATCATCAGGCGGTGCAATCATGA